A stretch of the Lolium perenne isolate Kyuss_39 chromosome 3, Kyuss_2.0, whole genome shotgun sequence genome encodes the following:
- the LOC127338041 gene encoding putative B3 domain-containing protein Os03g0621600: MDKSCGCETCKKWAEHYYWDLSDDEGKCFFKVIMDDLHEMTIPEKFAQRFKGKISGTIKLEVRSGSICNVSVETCADKMILQSGWDEFVSKHDIGKGDFLVFRYNGDSQFKVGIFDPSGCEKALSCVSINNPPPAETVESSYEHHSRRSLDNTMEKSSSSTPSEPGDACASQDDLIANNIPPYMIAHNVHLTPVQKDKVEEVVQDINSDIPVLVTMMCKSNVNREQCKFAFWKIYCDMYLPQEKQRVVLQRNGKRWTMWLNGATSPARSLIHGWRRFVLDNDLQVGDICLFDLLNNKKMCTMNVHIICAMKRGRR; the protein is encoded by the exons ATGGACAAGTCCTGCGGTTGTGAAACATGCAAGAAATGGGCTGAGCACTACTACTGGGACCTTTCAGACGATGAAGGCAAATGTTTTTTCAAGGTTATAATGGATGATCTCCATGAGATG ACAATACCAGAGAAGTTTGCACAACGTTTCAAAGGAAAGATATCTGGAACGATCAAACTGGAAGTGCGGAGCGGCAGCATTTGCAACGTTTCAGTTGAGACATGTGCTGATAAAATGATCCTTCAATCTGGATGGGATGAGTTTGTCAGTAAGCATGACATAGGAAAGGGTGATTTTCTGGTATTCAGATACAATGGAGACTCCCAGTTTAAAGTTGGAATATTTGATCCAAGCGGCTGCGAGAAAGCATTGTCTTGTGTAAGCATCAACAACCCTCCTCCTGCAGAGACTGTAGAGAGTTCTTATGAGCATCATTCTAGGCGATCTCTTGACAACACCATGGAGAAGAGTTCTTCATCCACTCCCTCAGAGCCAG GTGATGCTTGTGCGTCACAAGATGATTTAATTGCAAACAATATTCCTCCATACATGATTGCCCATAATGTTCATCTAACACCAGTGCAAAAGGATAAAGTGGAGGAGGTTGTCCAAGATATCAATTCTGACATCCCTGTGCTCGTCACCATGATGTGTAAATCCAATGTTAACAGAGAGCAATGCAAATTT GCATTCTGGAAAATATATTGTGATATGTACCTACCACAAGAGAAGCAACGAGTCGTTCTTCAGCGGAATGGCAAGAGGTGGACAATGTGGCTTAATGGTGCTACCAGCCCCGCCAGGAGTCTTATACATGGATGGAGACGGTTTGTCCTCGACAATGACTTGCAGGTTGGTGATATCTGCCTCTTTGATCTgctcaacaacaagaagatgtgCACGATGAACGTCCATATTATCTGCGCTATGAAGCGTGGCAGACGGTGA